One Novosphingobium sp. 9U genomic window, GCGCCCCTGGTTGCGTTGCAGGTTGTCCATCGCCTCGGGCAGGATCTCGGGATGCTCGAGGATATAGGATCGCACGATCTGCTCGACCGCGGCGCGGTCCGACGCGGGCGCGAACTGCCTATGCGCGAACCAGCCACCGAGCGCGGCAAGCGCGATCACGCCCACCACGAGCGCCGTGCGTCTGCCCGAGCCGGCTGACTTGTCCTGGGTCGATGTCATCGCTGGGGCCTACTTGCGTTTGCGGGTGCGTTCAACTTCGGCGCGGGCCTGGAACTCGATATCCTGCGCGCGCAGCCAGTCGGGCGAGCCTTCGGGCAGGCCCAGTTGCGCGGCTCGAGCGCTCGCCAGCGCTTCCTCCATCCGGCCGCTGAGCACTTGCTGCTCCGCGCTGGCCAACCGCGCGCGGGGCATGTCGCCCTGGTTGGCGTAGATGACGCCCAGCTGGTACCAGGCGAACGGGTTCTCCCGATCGCGGGCAACGGCCGCACGCAGCACGGTCTGCGCTTCGGCGAAGTTCTTGCGGTCCTCGGTAGCGATCAGGGCATGGCCGAACAGCGTCGCGATCAGCGGCTGGTTGGCGGTGAGTTCGGTAGCACGGCGCAAAGGCGCCAGGGCCTCGGTCGGCTTGCCGGCTTCCAGCAGGATCTGGCCCTTGAGCTCCAGGAAGTACGGATCGTCGGGCGCGGTCTGCAACAGCGCGTCGGCCTCGGCCGTCGCGCGGTCGAGCTGCGAATCCTTGTGATAGGCGTAAGCGCGAGCATAGTGCGCGGGCACCGAGTTGTCGGTGGGCGGGTAGACCCGCAGCGTATCACGGGGCTCGGCCAGAAAGCCGAACAGCTTGGCCTTCACCCGAGTAAAGCGCGCCTCGATCTTGGGATCGCTTGGGCGGTTCCACGCCGGATCGTCCTGATATGTGTCAGTCAGCGTGGCGATGCGGTCGCCGGTCATCGGGTGGGTCGAGTAGAACTCGTCACCATCGGCCGGACGGTAGCCATGGCGGAACTCCAGGTTCTGCAGCTTCTTGAAGAACTCTAGCGATCCCTTGCCGGTGATCCCTGCCTTGGAGAGGTACGAGGCGCCGGCCGCATCGGCGCTGGCTTCCTGCGCGCGGTTGTAGGACAGGAACTTGCCCATGGCCGCCTGCTGCCCGGCCATCAGCACGCCCATCGCCGCCTCACCGCCGCCGGCAGCCGCCGCTGCAGCCCCGAGCAGGAGCGAAAGCAGACTGATGTTGGTCGCACCCTTGGCACCCTGGTTGAGCACCGCATGCCCGCCAACCACGTGCCCGAGTTCGTGCGCGACCACGCCCTGCACCTCGTTGGCGTTGTCCGCCTCGTTGATCAGGCCCGAG contains:
- a CDS encoding M48 family metalloprotease produces the protein MPRLSALLLAPLALLASVPAAAQSILRDAETEALFRDMSRPIIAQTGLDPKNVDVVLVNDPSVNAFVVGGQAVYVNSGLINEADNANEVQGVVAHELGHVVGGHAVLNQGAKGATNISLLSLLLGAAAAAAGGGEAAMGVLMAGQQAAMGKFLSYNRAQEASADAAGASYLSKAGITGKGSLEFFKKLQNLEFRHGYRPADGDEFYSTHPMTGDRIATLTDTYQDDPAWNRPSDPKIEARFTRVKAKLFGFLAEPRDTLRVYPPTDNSVPAHYARAYAYHKDSQLDRATAEADALLQTAPDDPYFLELKGQILLEAGKPTEALAPLRRATELTANQPLIATLFGHALIATEDRKNFAEAQTVLRAAVARDRENPFAWYQLGVIYANQGDMPRARLASAEQQVLSGRMEEALASARAAQLGLPEGSPDWLRAQDIEFQARAEVERTRKRK